The following coding sequences are from one Bifidobacterium sp. window:
- a CDS encoding phenylpyruvate tautomerase MIF-related protein, with protein sequence MPVIHTHVSTSTTQEQRKHLKAAYGKAITAVPGKSEGWLMCPFEDNMPIYFGGDDTQAAAYVEVNVFGSSVPNSAWEQLTKSIMKALGDELGIPEDRTYIRYTATTNWGWNGGNF encoded by the coding sequence ATGCCAGTTATTCATACTCATGTCAGTACCTCAACCACTCAAGAGCAACGCAAACATCTGAAAGCCGCATATGGCAAAGCAATTACAGCTGTGCCAGGAAAATCAGAAGGCTGGTTGATGTGCCCATTTGAAGACAATATGCCTATATATTTCGGTGGTGATGATACCCAAGCGGCTGCCTACGTGGAGGTCAACGTTTTCGGCAGCAGCGTCCCAAATTCAGCTTGGGAGCAACTCACGAAGTCCATTATGAAAGCTCTAGGCGATGAGCTAGGTATTCCAGAAGATAGAACATATATACGCTACACCGCAACCACTAATTGGGGTTGGAACGGCGGGAATTTCTGA
- the rplI gene encoding 50S ribosomal protein L9 — protein sequence MAKETKVILTTSVAELGHSGDVVEVKSGFARNYLIPQGLAFAWSKGAAAQIETMKRARRAQALATREDAIAAKNAIEGTTVEISAKVSESGKLFGGISNEVIVAALKSKAAVQAKAIHVDPIKTTGDFAATVALHPEISASFTVKVVAE from the coding sequence ATGGCTAAGGAAACCAAGGTTATTCTCACCACAAGCGTTGCTGAACTCGGTCACTCAGGTGACGTTGTTGAGGTTAAGTCCGGATTTGCTCGCAATTACCTGATCCCTCAGGGATTAGCTTTTGCTTGGAGCAAGGGCGCAGCTGCTCAAATTGAAACCATGAAGCGTGCACGTCGCGCTCAAGCTCTGGCCACCCGTGAGGATGCTATTGCTGCTAAGAATGCTATTGAGGGCACCACTGTGGAAATCTCTGCAAAGGTATCCGAATCAGGCAAGCTCTTCGGTGGTATCTCCAACGAGGTAATCGTGGCGGCGCTTAAGTCGAAGGCTGCCGTGCAGGCAAAGGCCATTCATGTAGATCCAATCAAGACTACTGGTGACTTTGCTGCTACGGTTGCTCTGCATCCAGAAATTTCAGCAAGCTTTACTGTTAAGGTCGTTGCTGAGTAG
- the rpsR gene encoding 30S ribosomal protein S18, giving the protein MSRKRPQPPVKPFKKKPNPLKAAKITTIDYKDVALLRKFISDRGKIRSRRITGVTVQEQRKIATAIKNAREMALLPYATTGR; this is encoded by the coding sequence ATGTCACGCAAAAGGCCGCAACCACCGGTCAAACCGTTCAAAAAGAAGCCGAATCCACTCAAGGCTGCCAAAATCACCACTATCGATTACAAAGATGTAGCTTTGCTTCGCAAGTTCATCTCTGATCGTGGCAAGATTCGTTCACGTCGTATCACCGGTGTGACTGTACAAGAGCAGCGCAAAATTGCTACTGCCATCAAGAATGCTCGCGAAATGGCTTTGTTGCCATACGCGACAACCGGTCGCTGA
- a CDS encoding single-stranded DNA-binding protein, whose amino-acid sequence MAGETVITVVGNLTADPEVRTTSNGGTVANFTIASTVRQFNRNSQQWEDGDALFMRCSAWDSNYNPMASNIQASLAKGMRVIAQGRLVQRSYQDREGNNRTIVEMRVDEIGPALSRNTAQVTRNSNSGNADNGRGGFAGNSANAAGNNGGNGGYQGGAGYQSGNGYQGGASAAPASRQNAAPADPWSSDQNSSNGSFGSFGSSDDFGGSGDEPEF is encoded by the coding sequence ATGGCAGGAGAAACGGTTATTACCGTAGTGGGTAATCTCACAGCGGATCCAGAAGTTCGTACTACCTCAAATGGTGGCACAGTCGCTAACTTCACCATTGCCTCAACTGTAAGGCAGTTCAACCGTAATTCTCAGCAGTGGGAAGACGGTGATGCCCTGTTCATGCGTTGTTCGGCTTGGGATTCCAATTACAACCCTATGGCCTCTAATATTCAGGCGAGCTTAGCCAAGGGCATGCGCGTTATTGCGCAAGGTCGTCTGGTACAGCGCTCCTATCAGGATCGAGAAGGTAATAATCGCACGATTGTAGAAATGCGGGTCGATGAAATCGGGCCAGCTCTTTCTCGCAATACAGCGCAGGTTACTCGCAACTCGAATTCTGGGAATGCTGACAACGGCCGTGGCGGTTTCGCTGGTAATAGTGCTAATGCTGCTGGCAACAATGGCGGCAATGGTGGGTACCAAGGTGGGGCAGGTTATCAGTCTGGCAACGGATATCAGGGTGGCGCTTCCGCAGCACCAGCCTCCCGCCAGAATGCTGCTCCGGCAGACCCATGGAGTTCCGATCAAAACAGCAGCAACGGATCGTTCGGATCATTTGGTTCTTCAGACGATTTCGGCGGTTCAGGAGACGAACCAGAGTTCTAG
- the rpsF gene encoding 30S ribosomal protein S6 — protein sequence MSAHKYELMFIADPELDERGLKKLTEQYLEIVTKEGGSVEKTDFWGRRKLAYEIDGKKEGNYTVVNYSAEPATSDELDRVLNLNESVIRTKILRKDAK from the coding sequence ATGTCTGCGCATAAGTATGAATTGATGTTTATTGCCGATCCAGAGCTCGACGAACGAGGCTTGAAAAAGCTGACCGAACAGTATCTTGAGATCGTCACCAAGGAAGGTGGCTCAGTCGAGAAGACTGATTTCTGGGGTCGCCGCAAGCTTGCTTACGAAATTGATGGCAAAAAAGAGGGCAACTACACAGTTGTCAACTACAGCGCTGAGCCAGCCACGAGTGATGAACTTGATCGTGTGCTCAACCTGAATGAATCGGTTATTCGTACCAAGATCCTTCGTAAGGATGCCAAGTAA
- a CDS encoding glycosyltransferase family 2 protein, producing the protein MKALFENQNYKAVIDSMRESVADGGDSWEIRGWAIDRLRKQELEISVDAADISIRRFSRVDIAALIGASPEKKIGFVLKVPKRSKSFSMTFSSPGTQRQVTLDMFSLRARFMGEYVQSYAQRFSHALAYVFTPKKWDVFASRVRMYLHLNEMYYRKWQREHRITEAEVTATMRGMKSQPLVSIITPVYNVDERWLRCFIDSVRSQWYTNWELCIADDCSSAQHIRPVLTEYQKLDKRIKVTFRKQNGGISEATNSAMELATGDFIAFMDNDDELLPQTLFRIAQTIDQHHDVDFIYTDEDKIGEVGEPFDPFFKPGFSQTLLWSHNYITHFVCVSRGIVDDIGLLRPEYSGSQDYDFVLRATQRAKKIIHIPEVLYHWRTLDTSVAGDPRSKMYAYEAGRKAVVDAYQRAGVDAEVVQLDNLGTYKANVHLKTLPTVLVVTARLNDEQVALLQHTTEYPSFHVLNIENFNDQDRIIAQADALKAQSIVFVDGVLPTHPSWINEMVNFTWRKDVGVIGGRIVDGHHRVLDAGVTLESLRNGQVFEGAGELDGDVSYYFRTSLPRDIFAVTEQCMLVKLSDFRKLQGFDDSLPQGMQGVDFCARMQQQLGHTTIWEPFSMMRNVKPSPLAIPRDVVNRYLVKQPQMTDPFRSAMYPPRHPEKTPVIGLTIDSVSPVPGAPDRYVVKGWAADVYRHRVAAVTVPKQYTDRVTTVGIERFERLDVSRMFLLNERDQPGFVLTIQTKLGIVPVMASSPDGAKIAKVKVSKVLLILNRMQRLMKMALHPRTLVHRLKERFIAPRDRRESYEKFIANVESSQTPPDPDEFSYRPLISIIMPVYNVDPKWLFRAVESVRQQTYQHWELCLADDHSSDPRVRSALEGLQAKDSRIRVVFREENGGISEATNSALHMAQGEFVALMDNDDEIPPDALAYVVQALNENGSLDVIYTDEDKIDEGGKRSDPAFKPDYSPDLLLSTNYISHLGVYRRSLAMELNGFRSEFDGAQDYDFVLRATESTNPDSIKHIARVLYHWRTLPTSTAGNQSSKDYAFAAGQYAVQAALDRRGIAAKAQRSPLNGIYDIEYEVPGDELVSVIIPTKDGYDNIERCISSILEKTSYPHYEIVIADNGSTNTAMFDLYDQLSARSKVPIKVLNIDIPFNFSRINNLAAQQASGRYLLFLNDDTQVIAPDWMSTMVGYAQQDRVGVVGAKLYYPNERIQHAGVVLGLGGVAGHIMVGTPRSHVGYFGRLMENANYYAVTAACCMIKAENFKAVGGFDESYSVAYNDVDLCIRIHDRLGKDNVWAHKAELYHFESVTRGYDTAAKQKMERLEKESEKMRGQYSSLIANDPYYNENLTRQGGDCTPRTS; encoded by the coding sequence GTGAAAGCTCTGTTCGAAAATCAAAATTATAAGGCTGTCATTGACTCCATGCGGGAATCGGTTGCCGACGGTGGTGACAGTTGGGAGATTCGTGGCTGGGCGATTGACCGCCTGCGCAAACAGGAGCTTGAGATCAGTGTGGACGCCGCGGATATATCGATCCGGCGCTTTAGCAGAGTCGATATCGCTGCGCTGATCGGCGCAAGTCCTGAAAAGAAGATCGGTTTTGTGCTGAAGGTGCCGAAGCGAAGCAAGAGTTTTTCGATGACTTTCTCCAGTCCCGGCACACAACGGCAGGTCACATTGGATATGTTCTCTCTGCGTGCCCGCTTTATGGGGGAGTACGTGCAGTCCTATGCCCAGCGCTTCTCCCACGCCCTCGCATATGTATTCACTCCCAAGAAGTGGGATGTCTTCGCTTCACGGGTCAGGATGTATCTGCACCTCAACGAGATGTACTACAGGAAATGGCAGCGCGAGCACAGAATTACCGAGGCCGAAGTCACGGCGACGATGCGTGGCATGAAGAGCCAGCCACTGGTCTCCATTATCACTCCCGTATATAACGTGGATGAACGTTGGCTCAGATGCTTCATCGATTCGGTTCGCTCCCAGTGGTACACCAACTGGGAGTTGTGCATTGCTGATGATTGCTCCAGCGCTCAGCACATTCGCCCGGTGTTGACCGAGTACCAGAAGCTGGATAAACGCATCAAAGTCACATTCCGTAAGCAAAATGGCGGGATATCCGAAGCCACGAATTCAGCCATGGAGCTGGCTACTGGCGATTTCATCGCCTTCATGGATAATGACGATGAGCTGTTGCCGCAGACGCTGTTCAGGATCGCCCAGACCATCGATCAGCATCACGATGTCGATTTCATCTATACGGATGAAGACAAAATCGGCGAGGTTGGTGAGCCTTTCGACCCCTTCTTCAAACCAGGGTTTTCCCAAACACTACTGTGGAGCCACAATTACATCACTCACTTCGTATGTGTGAGCAGGGGGATTGTGGATGATATCGGCCTGCTTCGTCCTGAATACAGCGGTTCGCAGGATTATGACTTTGTGCTGCGGGCGACACAGCGAGCCAAGAAAATCATACACATCCCCGAAGTGCTCTATCACTGGAGGACACTGGATACCTCGGTTGCAGGCGATCCGCGGAGCAAGATGTACGCCTATGAGGCAGGGCGTAAGGCCGTCGTCGATGCCTATCAACGGGCAGGTGTGGATGCCGAGGTCGTGCAACTCGATAATCTCGGTACGTACAAGGCGAATGTTCACTTGAAGACACTCCCTACGGTGCTTGTGGTCACTGCTCGCCTGAATGACGAGCAGGTCGCGTTGCTGCAACACACCACTGAGTATCCGTCATTCCATGTGCTGAACATCGAGAACTTCAACGATCAGGACAGGATAATAGCCCAAGCGGACGCTCTCAAGGCACAGTCGATCGTATTCGTCGATGGTGTTCTGCCTACCCATCCTTCATGGATCAACGAGATGGTGAACTTCACGTGGCGTAAGGATGTGGGAGTAATCGGAGGTCGCATCGTTGACGGTCATCATCGTGTTCTTGATGCCGGCGTCACGCTTGAATCCTTGAGAAACGGCCAGGTATTCGAGGGAGCCGGTGAGCTGGATGGTGATGTCAGCTACTACTTCCGTACCTCACTGCCCCGGGATATCTTCGCGGTCACCGAGCAATGCATGCTCGTCAAGTTGTCGGATTTCCGTAAATTGCAGGGATTTGATGATTCTTTGCCACAAGGGATGCAAGGAGTGGATTTTTGTGCTCGTATGCAGCAACAGCTTGGGCATACGACGATCTGGGAACCCTTCTCGATGATGAGGAATGTGAAACCCTCTCCTCTTGCCATTCCTCGGGATGTGGTCAATCGCTATCTTGTCAAACAGCCTCAGATGACCGACCCATTCAGGTCGGCGATGTATCCTCCGCGGCATCCCGAGAAAACACCTGTGATCGGTCTGACCATCGATTCGGTGAGCCCGGTTCCGGGAGCGCCTGACCGTTATGTCGTCAAGGGTTGGGCTGCGGATGTGTATCGTCATCGTGTTGCGGCGGTCACCGTGCCGAAGCAATATACGGACAGGGTTACCACGGTCGGTATAGAGCGATTCGAGAGGTTGGATGTCAGCAGGATGTTCCTGCTCAATGAGAGGGATCAACCAGGCTTCGTACTGACGATTCAAACGAAACTCGGTATCGTACCCGTCATGGCCAGCAGTCCCGATGGCGCGAAGATCGCCAAGGTCAAGGTCTCCAAGGTGCTGCTGATACTCAACAGGATGCAACGTCTGATGAAGATGGCGCTCCACCCGCGCACGCTCGTGCACCGTCTCAAAGAGCGTTTCATCGCTCCCCGGGATCGGAGGGAATCCTATGAGAAGTTCATCGCCAATGTTGAATCCTCCCAGACACCGCCCGATCCCGATGAATTCTCCTACCGTCCACTGATATCCATTATTATGCCGGTCTATAATGTGGATCCAAAGTGGCTTTTCCGTGCCGTCGAATCGGTGAGACAACAGACCTATCAGCATTGGGAGCTTTGTCTGGCCGACGACCACTCCAGCGACCCTCGGGTGAGGTCGGCTCTCGAAGGTCTGCAGGCCAAGGATTCGCGGATTCGTGTGGTGTTCCGCGAAGAGAACGGAGGAATCTCCGAGGCCACGAATTCCGCATTGCATATGGCCCAAGGTGAGTTCGTCGCCCTGATGGACAATGATGACGAGATCCCGCCGGATGCACTCGCCTATGTGGTGCAGGCTTTGAACGAGAACGGATCCTTGGATGTGATCTACACCGACGAGGACAAGATCGACGAAGGTGGCAAACGTTCCGATCCCGCATTCAAGCCGGACTATTCACCAGATCTCTTGCTGAGTACCAACTACATCAGCCATCTTGGTGTGTATCGCAGATCATTGGCTATGGAACTGAATGGATTTCGAAGCGAGTTCGATGGCGCTCAGGACTACGACTTCGTGCTGCGAGCCACTGAATCCACCAATCCGGATAGCATCAAGCATATCGCCCGAGTGCTCTATCACTGGCGCACACTGCCTACATCGACAGCGGGCAATCAGTCTTCGAAGGATTATGCGTTTGCAGCCGGTCAGTATGCGGTGCAGGCCGCCCTAGATAGGCGCGGTATAGCGGCGAAGGCACAACGAAGCCCGCTCAACGGCATTTACGATATCGAATATGAAGTTCCTGGTGATGAACTGGTTTCGGTTATCATTCCGACGAAGGATGGATACGACAATATCGAACGTTGCATCAGCTCCATCCTGGAAAAAACAAGCTACCCACATTACGAGATCGTGATCGCCGACAATGGCAGCACGAATACGGCAATGTTCGATCTCTACGATCAGCTTTCCGCGCGATCGAAGGTGCCGATCAAAGTCCTGAATATCGATATCCCATTCAATTTTTCGAGAATCAATAATCTTGCTGCGCAGCAGGCCTCGGGCCGCTATCTGTTGTTCCTGAATGACGATACGCAGGTCATCGCCCCTGATTGGATGTCCACGATGGTCGGTTATGCCCAACAGGACAGGGTAGGGGTCGTTGGAGCGAAGCTCTATTATCCCAATGAGCGGATTCAGCATGCTGGAGTCGTACTCGGACTTGGAGGAGTGGCAGGGCATATCATGGTGGGCACTCCACGAAGCCACGTCGGATATTTCGGTCGTTTGATGGAGAATGCCAACTACTATGCTGTTACGGCCGCGTGCTGCATGATCAAGGCTGAGAACTTCAAGGCAGTTGGAGGATTTGACGAAAGCTATTCCGTCGCCTACAACGATGTGGATCTGTGTATCAGGATTCATGATCGTCTTGGAAAAGACAATGTGTGGGCCCACAAGGCAGAGCTGTATCACTTTGAATCCGTGACCCGCGGATACGATACGGCTGCGAAGCAGAAGATGGAGAGACTCGAAAAGGAATCGGAGAAAATGCGCGGACAGTACAGTTCGCTAATAGCTAATGATCCCTACTACAACGAGAACCTCACACGTCAAGGGGGCGATTGCACCCCTCGAACTAGTTGA
- a CDS encoding ABC transporter ATP-binding protein produces MTDIMQNNKSVVDDVALSVRNVSKSFKLPTDRTNSLKVSILNWIHGIRGYRVQEVLKDISFDVHKGDFFGIVGKNGSGKSTLLKIVSQIYSPDSGSVESDGKLVPFIELGVGFNPELTGRENVYLNGAMLGFTNDEIDAMYDDIVDFAELHDFMEQKLKNYSSGMQVRLAFSVAIKSQGDILVLDEVLAVGDEAFQKKCQDYFFEAKRQKKTIILVTHSMGDVRRYCNRAMFIQDGHVAQIGDPDEIADAYSNSFLGTARSDNEHPEGASETAIKLDSIKVLADGEEQKYLDKYEDFDIEVVFSNDQPVESSALRVDVVDGRGWLAFSLPERGTASQVLQPGQHRIVYRVQNILAFGDFHVDVAFDNGVKRFIIAPGAYQFHMRGYAVAAMPLTVPPTKVVIDGV; encoded by the coding sequence ATGACGGATATTATGCAGAACAATAAGAGCGTTGTCGATGATGTGGCACTCAGCGTTCGGAATGTTTCAAAAAGCTTTAAGCTCCCCACAGATCGCACGAACAGTCTCAAGGTCTCGATACTGAACTGGATACACGGGATACGTGGATACCGAGTACAGGAAGTTCTGAAGGATATCTCCTTCGATGTGCACAAGGGTGATTTCTTCGGCATCGTCGGCAAGAACGGTTCGGGCAAATCCACCTTGTTAAAAATCGTCTCTCAGATTTATTCCCCGGATTCCGGAAGCGTTGAATCTGATGGGAAGTTGGTCCCCTTCATTGAGCTTGGTGTGGGATTCAATCCGGAGCTCACCGGCAGGGAGAACGTATACCTGAACGGTGCGATGCTCGGTTTCACCAACGACGAGATCGATGCAATGTACGATGACATCGTTGATTTCGCTGAACTGCACGATTTCATGGAGCAGAAACTGAAGAACTATTCCAGCGGCATGCAGGTCAGATTGGCTTTCTCCGTGGCAATCAAATCCCAGGGTGACATTCTGGTGCTCGACGAGGTGCTCGCCGTAGGAGACGAGGCCTTCCAGAAAAAGTGTCAGGATTACTTCTTCGAGGCCAAACGACAGAAGAAGACGATTATCCTGGTGACCCATTCGATGGGTGATGTGCGACGATACTGCAATCGTGCGATGTTCATCCAAGATGGCCATGTGGCTCAGATCGGTGATCCTGATGAAATCGCTGATGCATACTCCAACTCATTTCTTGGAACCGCGCGTTCCGACAACGAACATCCCGAAGGTGCCAGTGAAACTGCGATCAAACTCGACAGCATCAAGGTTCTGGCCGATGGCGAGGAGCAGAAGTATCTCGATAAGTACGAGGATTTCGACATCGAGGTTGTGTTCAGCAATGATCAACCGGTAGAGAGTTCCGCTCTGCGAGTGGATGTTGTGGACGGACGCGGTTGGCTTGCTTTCTCACTACCCGAAAGAGGCACCGCCTCACAGGTCCTACAGCCAGGACAGCATCGCATTGTCTATCGTGTGCAGAACATCTTGGCTTTTGGTGATTTTCACGTTGATGTGGCATTTGACAACGGTGTGAAGCGTTTCATCATCGCTCCCGGGGCATACCAATTCCACATGCGCGGCTATGCGGTGGCAGCAATGCCTCTGACCGTTCCTCCCACGAAGGTAGTGATCGACGGCGTGTGA
- a CDS encoding ABC transporter permease → MRIFEIFTEKNRVLLKAMVSTDFKLRYQQSFLGYIWSVLKPLLLFSVMYMVFVRFLKFGADVPHFSVGLLLGITMWNFFAETTAGAMGSVVSHGDLMRKINFSKFVVVISSALSALINFAINFVVVLIFALINGVQISWSALLIIPLTLELFVISLGVGFFLGALYVTFRDLSPIWEVVMQAGFYATPIIYPVSLVATNLGPHYGPLLSRLILLNPLAQIVQDARHVLIAPENPTIWESFSNPLISMIPVLLCILIFIGGVSYFSSKSKNFAELV, encoded by the coding sequence TTGCGCATTTTTGAGATATTCACGGAAAAAAATCGCGTGTTGCTGAAGGCAATGGTAAGCACGGATTTCAAACTCCGGTACCAGCAATCATTCCTCGGATATATATGGTCCGTGTTGAAACCACTGCTGCTGTTCAGCGTGATGTACATGGTGTTCGTCCGCTTTTTGAAATTCGGTGCAGACGTTCCCCACTTCTCGGTGGGCTTGTTGCTCGGCATCACGATGTGGAACTTTTTCGCTGAAACCACCGCGGGTGCAATGGGATCGGTGGTTTCGCACGGGGATCTGATGAGGAAGATCAACTTTTCGAAGTTCGTCGTGGTTATTTCCTCGGCTCTGAGTGCTCTGATTAATTTCGCGATTAATTTCGTCGTCGTACTCATCTTCGCATTGATTAACGGGGTTCAGATTTCCTGGAGTGCTTTGCTTATCATTCCCCTTACGCTGGAATTGTTCGTCATTTCGCTCGGAGTCGGCTTCTTCCTGGGTGCGCTGTATGTGACGTTCCGCGATCTGTCGCCTATTTGGGAGGTGGTGATGCAGGCTGGCTTCTATGCCACACCAATCATCTACCCGGTCTCCTTGGTAGCGACCAACCTCGGGCCTCACTATGGACCTTTGCTGAGCCGTCTGATCCTGTTGAACCCACTTGCGCAAATCGTGCAGGATGCCAGACACGTTCTTATCGCGCCTGAGAATCCTACGATATGGGAGTCATTCAGTAATCCTCTCATCAGTATGATTCCGGTTTTGCTGTGCATCCTGATCTTCATCGGTGGCGTATCGTACTTTTCTTCGAAATCGAAGAACTTCGCGGAGTTGGTGTGA
- the rfbA gene encoding glucose-1-phosphate thymidylyltransferase RfbA — protein sequence MKGIILAGGSGTRLYPLTTVTSKQLLPVYDKPMIYYPLSVLMMAGIRDILIISTPHDLPNFKKLLGTGEQFGVQFSYVEQPSPDGLAQAFILGEEFIDGEPCALVLGDNIFYGNGLGNVLRKAGSSDCGATVFGYYVDDPERYGVVEFDQDNKVVSINEKPEHPASNYAITGLYFYDSRVSELAKQVEPSPRGELEITDLNRLYLEDGSLNVTTLGRGYAWLDTGTMDSLYEAGEFVRTVQRAQGLPISVIEEIAYENGWINRAQLFEAALKYGKSPYGQHLQQVAENRIISRPND from the coding sequence ATGAAAGGCATCATTCTTGCCGGTGGTTCGGGCACGAGGCTGTACCCGCTGACTACTGTCACCTCGAAGCAGTTGCTGCCGGTGTATGACAAACCGATGATTTACTATCCGCTTTCTGTGTTGATGATGGCTGGCATCCGTGACATTCTCATTATTTCCACACCGCATGATCTGCCTAACTTCAAAAAACTCCTTGGAACAGGGGAACAGTTCGGAGTGCAGTTCTCTTATGTTGAGCAGCCTTCGCCCGATGGACTCGCGCAGGCGTTCATCCTCGGCGAAGAATTTATTGATGGAGAACCATGCGCGCTGGTGTTGGGGGACAACATCTTTTATGGCAATGGTCTTGGCAATGTGCTTCGCAAGGCTGGATCCTCGGATTGTGGCGCTACCGTATTTGGTTATTACGTCGATGATCCTGAACGCTATGGTGTCGTTGAATTCGATCAGGATAATAAGGTCGTTTCGATTAATGAGAAACCCGAACATCCTGCATCGAACTATGCGATCACGGGTTTATACTTCTACGATTCACGGGTGTCCGAGCTGGCCAAACAAGTCGAGCCATCACCTCGTGGAGAGCTCGAGATCACCGACTTGAATCGTTTGTATCTTGAGGATGGTTCTCTGAACGTCACGACACTGGGTCGTGGCTACGCATGGTTGGATACCGGCACCATGGATAGTCTTTACGAAGCTGGCGAATTCGTACGCACTGTTCAGCGCGCCCAGGGCCTTCCGATTTCCGTGATCGAGGAAATCGCATACGAGAATGGTTGGATCAATAGGGCGCAGCTGTTCGAAGCGGCGCTGAAGTATGGCAAGTCCCCGTACGGCCAGCATCTGCAGCAGGTTGCTGAAAATCGTATTATTTCTCGACCGAATGACTGA
- a CDS encoding glycosyltransferase family 2 protein: MRLFIQIPCLNEERTLPSVLEKIPRMIPGIDQIELMIVDDGCSDNTVEVARQLGVKHVVQHTRPMGLARAFRDGVDYALKHGADIVVNTDGDNQYPSDKIGDLVQPILRHDADIVVGDRQTAKISEFSAFKKLMQRFGSWVVNKAAGTNIPDAASGFRAYSRKALIQLNIVTEFSYCMETIIQAGNKRIAITSYSITTNPKTRESRLFTNIFEHMAKSGGAIVRSFLMFKAHTIFMWGTLIFGVLGLFPFVRFLYFLSAGQSSGHIQSLLAGIALLICAVISLALLIISEVQRIQRKLVEDQLERTKEIMYSKPLRDTWAQEDTAEKFDALRYSAQSAVDQN; the protein is encoded by the coding sequence ATGCGTCTCTTCATACAAATTCCATGCCTCAACGAAGAGAGGACCCTTCCTTCGGTTCTGGAAAAGATTCCCCGTATGATACCGGGAATAGACCAAATTGAACTGATGATTGTTGATGATGGTTGTTCTGATAACACCGTAGAGGTCGCTAGGCAACTTGGTGTGAAACACGTTGTGCAGCACACCAGACCCATGGGCTTAGCAAGAGCCTTCCGCGACGGCGTTGATTATGCCCTGAAACACGGTGCGGATATCGTGGTGAATACCGATGGAGACAACCAGTATCCGAGTGACAAAATCGGCGATTTAGTGCAGCCAATTCTTCGACATGATGCAGATATTGTTGTCGGAGACAGACAAACCGCGAAAATCAGTGAATTCTCAGCTTTCAAGAAACTCATGCAAAGGTTCGGTTCATGGGTGGTGAATAAAGCGGCAGGCACCAATATTCCGGATGCAGCAAGTGGTTTTCGAGCATATTCACGCAAAGCATTGATCCAACTCAACATCGTCACTGAATTTAGCTACTGTATGGAAACCATCATCCAAGCCGGAAACAAGCGCATCGCGATTACGAGCTACTCGATTACGACCAATCCCAAGACCCGCGAATCTCGCCTGTTCACTAATATTTTTGAGCATATGGCCAAATCTGGTGGCGCCATCGTACGTAGTTTTCTGATGTTTAAAGCCCACACGATATTCATGTGGGGAACGCTGATTTTCGGCGTTCTCGGTCTCTTCCCATTCGTACGATTCCTCTATTTTCTGTCTGCCGGTCAGAGTTCAGGACATATTCAGTCCTTGCTGGCGGGCATAGCACTGCTTATCTGTGCCGTTATTTCCTTGGCACTGCTCATCATCTCCGAGGTTCAACGGATACAACGCAAACTCGTCGAGGATCAGCTCGAGAGAACCAAGGAGATCATGTATTCCAAGCCATTGCGCGATACCTGGGCTCAGGAGGACACGGCTGAGAAATTCGACGCACTGAGGTACAGTGCACAATCCGCGGTTGACCAAAATTAG